In the genome of Oxalobacter aliiformigenes, one region contains:
- the hemW gene encoding radical SAM family heme chaperone HemW has product MIPIHPVTVTEPPGIPISGQPHFDKLPPLSLYVHIPWCIRKCPYCDFYSHEKHSTLPEKEYLDVLRRDLELSLPMIWGRKISSIFIGGGTPSLLSAKGIDQLLSFIRELLPVLPDAEISMEANPGTFEAGKFKSYRESGINRLSIGIQSFNPHFLHELGRIHDHDEARAAIEIARRYFDNINLDLMYGLPRQTLEQLKDDVSVALSYEPAHLSFYQLTIEPNTYYFKHPPVLPDEDTLDQMQEWIESSTSAAGFEHYEVSAYARTGRQCFHNKNYWLFGDYLGIGAAAHSKITLPDQSVIRQMRLRNPLLYMGGIEQGIPLEEQFEVPVSDLGFEFMMNALRLMDGFPPALFANRTGLNFSVINEAVTEAVKRGLLMVSPAHVQPTELGKRFLNDLQQIFLPD; this is encoded by the coding sequence GTGATTCCGATTCATCCGGTTACTGTTACCGAACCGCCCGGGATACCGATTTCCGGTCAGCCCCATTTTGACAAGTTGCCGCCGCTTTCACTGTATGTCCATATTCCATGGTGTATCCGGAAGTGTCCGTATTGTGATTTCTATTCACATGAAAAACATTCGACACTTCCGGAAAAAGAATATCTGGATGTTTTGCGCCGAGATCTGGAATTGTCATTGCCGATGATCTGGGGCCGGAAAATCTCCAGTATTTTTATCGGTGGCGGTACACCCAGTTTGTTGTCAGCCAAAGGCATAGACCAGCTGCTTTCGTTTATACGGGAATTGCTTCCCGTTCTGCCCGATGCCGAAATATCCATGGAAGCGAATCCTGGAACTTTCGAAGCAGGGAAATTCAAATCTTATCGCGAAAGTGGAATCAATCGTCTGTCAATCGGTATTCAAAGTTTCAACCCGCATTTTCTCCATGAATTGGGACGTATTCATGATCATGACGAAGCCAGAGCTGCCATAGAAATAGCTCGGCGATATTTTGACAATATCAATCTGGATCTGATGTATGGTCTTCCACGCCAGACACTGGAACAGTTGAAGGATGATGTATCTGTGGCCTTGTCTTATGAACCGGCCCATCTGTCTTTCTATCAGCTGACCATAGAGCCCAATACCTATTATTTCAAACATCCGCCTGTTTTGCCGGATGAAGATACCCTTGATCAAATGCAGGAATGGATTGAATCTTCCACGTCGGCAGCCGGTTTTGAACATTATGAAGTATCTGCATATGCCAGAACGGGACGTCAGTGTTTTCACAACAAAAATTACTGGCTGTTCGGTGATTATCTCGGCATAGGAGCAGCAGCCCATTCGAAAATTACCTTGCCGGATCAGTCGGTTATCCGGCAGATGCGATTACGCAATCCTCTCTTGTACATGGGTGGCATAGAACAGGGAATTCCTCTGGAAGAACAGTTTGAGGTTCCTGTGTCGGATCTGGGTTTTGAATTCATGATGAATGCGCTCAGGCTGATGGACGGTTTTCCTCCCGCATTATTTGCAAACCGTACCGGGCTGAATTTCTCTGTCATCAATGAAGCGGTGACGGAAGCAGTAAAGCGCGGACTGTTGATGGTTTCTCCTGCCCATGTCCAGCCTACAGAACTTGGCAAACGTTTTCTTAACGACTTGCAGCAGATTTTTCTTCCGGACTGA
- a CDS encoding cupin domain-containing protein, whose translation MLITFIKPDFEFSDDRGSLKQLVHNDWKQVNYITSVGKAFRGNHYHKENREAFYVIKGRFRLIVSTIDGSIKEEYEMKSGDFFIIDPMVVHSFDYLEDTDLISFYDKGVENEKGDKDIFQ comes from the coding sequence TTTCGAGTTCTCTGACGATCGCGGTTCGTTGAAACAACTGGTTCATAACGACTGGAAACAGGTCAATTACATCACCAGTGTCGGAAAAGCTTTCCGCGGCAATCATTATCATAAAGAAAACCGGGAGGCTTTCTATGTTATCAAGGGCCGATTCAGGTTAATCGTATCGACAATCGATGGATCGATTAAAGAGGAATATGAAATGAAATCCGGTGATTTTTTTATTATCGATCCTATGGTTGTTCATAGTTTCGACTATCTGGAAGATACCGATCTGATTTCTTTTTATGATAAAGGAGTCGAAAATGAAAAGGGGGATAAAGATATTTTTCAGTAA
- the rfbC gene encoding dTDP-4-dehydrorhamnose 3,5-epimerase, protein MNLIKTSLEGVCIIEPAVFSDARGYFFESYNRNVFEKAGLNYTFVQDNQSKSSYGTIRGIHFQKGEFAQAKLVQALQGTVLDVVVDLRKGSPTFGRHITVELSENNYRQLLIPRGFGHGFSVLSETAVFSYKCDNFYAPSHEGSIRFDDPELAIDWHVDMNKALLSDKDQSAPDFRTYCQFPVFWYSM, encoded by the coding sequence ATGAACCTTATTAAAACTTCGCTGGAAGGTGTATGTATCATTGAACCGGCTGTATTCAGCGATGCACGGGGCTATTTTTTCGAGAGCTATAACCGTAACGTTTTTGAAAAAGCGGGGTTGAATTATACGTTTGTCCAGGATAACCAGTCGAAATCGTCGTACGGTACTATTCGTGGCATCCATTTCCAGAAAGGTGAATTTGCACAAGCCAAACTGGTACAGGCATTGCAAGGTACAGTATTGGATGTCGTTGTCGATTTGCGAAAGGGATCTCCTACGTTTGGTCGTCACATTACGGTCGAACTGTCAGAAAACAACTATCGCCAGTTGTTGATTCCTCGAGGATTCGGCCATGGTTTTAGTGTCCTGAGTGAAACAGCGGTTTTTTCATACAAATGTGACAATTTTTATGCACCTTCACATGAGGGAAGCATCCGGTTTGACGATCCCGAGCTTGCGATAGACTGGCATGTCGATATGAACAAGGCACTGCTATCCGACAAAGACCAATCCGCGCCGGATTTCCGGACTTATTGCCAGTTTCCGGTTTTCTGGTATTCCATGTAA
- a CDS encoding ABC transporter ATP-binding protein, translated as MLEKLRNSPFYLNYKRMWPYVKPYWFRALLAMWLCIPIGSLDAVIALSLKPYMDMVLIEKSVGTSAWYAPLFIIGFTIGQGALTYLATYLNVWVGSHVTNDLKMSLYSKLLTFETSFFDRQNSGDIVFRFNNDADLACSGLLSNLRLFLSRLFSSLSLIGVLFYNSWQLSLIAMIVLGCTFYPMTRVRNMIKTIMKQTVASGSQTITAYNETFSGNRTIMAYNYQPQQKEKFGKILASLFRLNIKMTQRSSWLSPVMHITASFGIAATIGYGSHLILTNQLTPGGFVSFISALLMLYTPIKNLGNNFNSVQFSFMAIERVFEILDTPPAIRDKENATELKSVNSDIEFRNVCFGYRPDVPVLKNISLKADVGQSIALVGNSGGGKSTIVSLLPRFYDVGTGQILIDGTDIRDVTLTSLRDKMAIVFQDNFLFAGTIRDNVRIGKPDASDEEIWKALDMAYLTDFVSSLAEGLDTYIGERGILLSGGQKQRVAIARAFIKDAPIIILDEATSALDNKSEAVVQKAIENLMKNKTVFVIAHRLSTIRNADRIVVINEGEIMETGSHEELMNTENGIYKALYNAQFKSSEKKQERKTESDSIQINDNPD; from the coding sequence ATGCTTGAAAAGCTGCGCAATTCACCGTTTTATCTCAATTACAAACGAATGTGGCCATACGTGAAACCCTACTGGTTTCGCGCGCTCCTGGCCATGTGGCTGTGTATCCCGATCGGCTCGCTTGATGCCGTCATTGCATTGAGCCTGAAACCGTACATGGATATGGTTCTGATTGAAAAATCGGTAGGAACGTCGGCATGGTATGCGCCATTGTTCATCATTGGATTCACCATAGGACAAGGAGCGCTGACTTATCTGGCAACATATCTCAATGTCTGGGTCGGTTCTCATGTGACAAACGATCTGAAAATGTCGTTGTATAGCAAGCTTCTGACATTTGAAACCTCATTTTTCGACCGCCAGAATTCAGGAGACATCGTTTTTCGCTTCAACAATGATGCGGATCTGGCCTGTTCAGGTCTTCTGTCCAATTTGAGACTGTTCCTTTCCCGCCTTTTTTCGTCTTTATCTCTGATTGGTGTTCTTTTCTACAATTCATGGCAATTGTCCCTTATTGCCATGATCGTACTGGGCTGCACATTCTATCCAATGACCCGGGTACGGAATATGATTAAAACGATCATGAAACAAACTGTTGCATCGGGTTCGCAAACTATCACAGCCTATAATGAAACGTTTTCCGGTAACCGGACCATTATGGCTTACAACTACCAGCCGCAACAAAAAGAAAAATTCGGAAAAATCCTGGCTTCTCTGTTCAGGCTCAACATCAAGATGACACAACGTTCATCATGGCTTTCGCCTGTGATGCACATAACGGCCTCATTCGGCATTGCGGCAACCATCGGTTATGGTTCACACCTGATCCTGACGAACCAGTTGACGCCCGGTGGTTTCGTTTCCTTCATTTCAGCTCTGCTGATGCTTTACACGCCTATCAAAAACCTCGGAAACAATTTCAACTCCGTGCAGTTTTCTTTTATGGCTATCGAGCGTGTTTTTGAGATCTTGGACACTCCTCCAGCCATTCGTGACAAGGAAAACGCTACGGAACTCAAATCCGTCAACAGCGATATCGAATTTCGCAATGTCTGTTTCGGATACAGGCCTGATGTTCCCGTACTGAAGAACATCAGTCTCAAGGCGGACGTTGGTCAAAGTATCGCACTGGTTGGAAACTCCGGAGGGGGCAAATCTACCATCGTCAGTCTGCTTCCCCGTTTTTATGATGTGGGTACCGGCCAGATTCTGATAGATGGAACAGATATCCGCGATGTGACGCTGACCAGCCTGAGAGACAAAATGGCTATTGTCTTTCAGGACAATTTCCTTTTTGCCGGTACGATTCGGGATAACGTACGGATCGGAAAACCGGATGCCAGCGATGAGGAAATATGGAAAGCGCTGGACATGGCTTACCTGACCGATTTTGTTTCTTCACTGGCAGAAGGTCTTGATACCTATATCGGAGAACGTGGTATCTTGCTGTCTGGCGGACAAAAACAGCGCGTTGCCATCGCTCGTGCTTTTATCAAGGATGCGCCCATTATCATACTGGATGAAGCGACATCGGCCCTAGATAACAAATCCGAGGCAGTCGTACAAAAAGCGATCGAAAATCTGATGAAAAACAAAACCGTTTTCGTCATCGCCCATCGTTTGTCAACCATTCGCAATGCCGACCGGATCGTCGTTATCAACGAAGGGGAGATTATGGAAACCGGTTCACATGAAGAACTGATGAATACGGAAAACGGTATTTACAAAGCACTATACAATGCCCAATTCAAAAGTTCCGAAAAAAAACAGGAAAGAAAAACTGAAAGCGATTCCATTCAAATAAATGATAACCCCGACTGA
- the rph gene encoding ribonuclease PH — MSNTEIIRSNGRPLDSMRSIEFVRNYTKYAEGSVLTVFGDTKVICTASIEESVPPFLRGRGRGWLTAEYGMLPRSTHTRMEREAARGRQSGRTQEIQRLIGRSIRAAFDLNAFGERTLKLDCDVIQADGGTRTASISGVMIAAYDAFSLMVEEGLIEKVPLNHFVAAISVGVIQGIPMLDLDYQEDSSCDTDMNVVMTESGDFVEIQGTAEGGPFSHSMLNEMLGMAQKGIDELIHMQKRVLGLEND; from the coding sequence ATGTCTAACACCGAAATCATCCGTTCCAATGGTCGTCCGCTCGATTCCATGCGTTCCATCGAGTTTGTCCGCAATTACACAAAATATGCAGAAGGTTCCGTACTGACTGTTTTCGGCGATACCAAAGTGATTTGTACCGCCAGTATTGAAGAGTCGGTACCTCCTTTTCTTCGTGGAAGAGGGCGTGGATGGCTGACTGCGGAGTATGGCATGTTGCCTCGTTCGACACATACACGGATGGAACGGGAGGCGGCCAGGGGACGGCAGTCCGGGCGGACTCAGGAAATACAGCGTCTGATCGGTCGCTCGATCCGGGCAGCGTTTGATCTGAACGCTTTCGGTGAACGAACACTGAAACTGGATTGCGATGTCATTCAGGCGGATGGCGGTACGCGTACCGCATCAATCAGCGGCGTCATGATCGCCGCCTATGACGCTTTTTCCCTGATGGTCGAAGAAGGATTGATCGAGAAAGTGCCCCTCAATCATTTTGTCGCCGCGATTTCGGTCGGCGTGATCCAGGGAATTCCCATGCTCGATCTGGATTATCAGGAAGACAGTTCCTGTGATACGGACATGAATGTGGTAATGACAGAATCCGGTGATTTTGTCGAAATACAGGGAACAGCCGAGGGAGGGCCTTTCAGTCATTCAATGCTGAATGAAATGCTTGGAATGGCTCAAAAGGGTATTGATGAACTGATTCATATGCAAAAAAGAGTTCTGGGTCTGGAAAACGATTGA
- a CDS encoding helix-turn-helix domain-containing protein: MAQSEKQREDIMQREYQSMAPDTVEDKNGAENKIKKTKKIPGYRLINRIKSRSIELGVQDRYIADIIGVTPIYWYSIANGHRKISALSKDKLEKIAKFLNIPTVQAMSLADVLTHEDFFLGNLEEQLDISIEQMRNDPAWMNWAPTNEEWAQLSIGTRTGIVMLYETVFQKMLLRRAEIENPELKETMQNFSDNVKPK, encoded by the coding sequence ATGGCACAATCTGAAAAACAGCGGGAAGATATCATGCAACGCGAGTACCAGAGTATGGCGCCTGACACTGTTGAAGACAAGAATGGAGCTGAAAACAAAATAAAAAAAACCAAGAAGATTCCCGGTTACAGGTTGATCAACAGGATCAAGAGCCGTTCTATCGAACTGGGTGTTCAGGACAGATATATTGCCGATATCATTGGTGTGACGCCCATTTACTGGTATTCCATAGCAAACGGGCACAGGAAAATTTCGGCCTTAAGCAAGGATAAACTTGAAAAAATCGCCAAATTCCTGAATATTCCTACCGTTCAGGCCATGAGTCTTGCTGACGTGCTCACTCATGAGGATTTCTTTCTCGGAAATCTTGAAGAACAGCTGGATATTTCCATCGAGCAGATGCGAAATGATCCGGCATGGATGAACTGGGCGCCTACGAATGAAGAGTGGGCGCAGCTCTCCATCGGTACACGTACGGGTATTGTCATGTTGTATGAGACGGTCTTTCAGAAAATGCTGTTAAGACGTGCTGAAATTGAAAATCCTGAACTCAAGGAAACAATGCAGAACTTTTCTGATAATGTAAAACCGAAATAA
- the rfbA gene encoding glucose-1-phosphate thymidylyltransferase RfbA, with product MRGIILAGGSGSRLYPLTQIISKQLLPVYDKPMIYYPLSTLMLFDIRDILIISTPQDTPNIEKLFGDGKKFGLSIQYAIQPEPKGIAQAFTIGADFIGSDDVCLILGDNIFRMQEALPEFKKEVDKNRGWRATIFAYHVPDPERFGVVEFDKNFQAISIEEKPKKPKSNYASVGLYFYPCDVVEKARQLVPSARGEFEITDLNNMYLEEGRMSVVPMRRGNVWLDAGTPVSLMEASTFIGLIEQRQGLKTACIEEIAYRKGFIDDHQMMNLIDAMKDGSSYKEYLKKVYREHHEPY from the coding sequence ATGAGGGGAATTATTCTGGCTGGCGGAAGCGGATCGCGACTATATCCGTTGACTCAAATCATTTCCAAACAGTTGTTGCCTGTGTATGACAAGCCGATGATCTATTATCCGTTGTCTACTCTGATGCTGTTCGATATCAGGGATATCCTGATTATTTCGACGCCACAGGATACGCCGAATATCGAAAAACTGTTTGGAGATGGCAAAAAGTTCGGGTTGTCTATCCAGTATGCTATCCAGCCGGAACCGAAGGGAATTGCCCAGGCATTTACCATAGGAGCCGATTTTATCGGAAGTGACGATGTCTGCCTGATTTTGGGGGACAACATTTTCAGAATGCAGGAAGCCTTGCCGGAATTCAAAAAAGAAGTTGACAAGAACCGAGGCTGGCGGGCGACGATCTTTGCCTACCATGTTCCTGATCCCGAGCGTTTTGGTGTCGTTGAATTTGACAAGAATTTCCAAGCGATTTCCATTGAAGAAAAACCGAAAAAACCCAAATCAAATTATGCTTCGGTCGGGTTGTATTTTTATCCTTGCGATGTCGTGGAAAAGGCAAGGCAGCTGGTTCCGTCAGCCAGAGGCGAGTTCGAAATCACCGATCTGAACAACATGTATCTGGAAGAAGGGCGGATGAGCGTGGTTCCCATGCGGCGTGGAAATGTCTGGCTGGATGCAGGGACTCCGGTTTCGCTGATGGAAGCATCAACGTTTATCGGCCTGATCGAGCAACGTCAGGGATTGAAGACCGCCTGTATTGAAGAAATCGCCTATCGGAAGGGTTTCATTGACGATCATCAGATGATGAATCTGATTGACGCAATGAAAGATGGTTCCAGTTACAAGGAATATCTGAAGAAAGTTTACAGAGAGCATCATGAACCTTATTAA
- the rfbB gene encoding dTDP-glucose 4,6-dehydratase: MKSILVTGGAGFIGSNFVPYFAEKYPHYHIVNLDKLTYAGNLDNLKECESMMNYTFVQGDICDEKLVQSLFEKHDIRGIIHFAAESHVDNSIKGPKAFMEANVMGTFNLIEMARRYWMSAPGQYRAGYESCRFHHISTDEVYGTLGESGYFTETTPYAPNSPYSASKAGSDFIVRAYHHTYGMDVTTSNCSNNYGPKQHSEKLIPTIIRKCLAEEPIPVYGNGQNVRDWLYVLDHCKAIDLIYHQGKSGETYNIGGHNERNNLQIVHSVCRILDEKRPRKEGRYADLISFVTDRPGHDLRYAIDATKLTEELGWRADENFESGIVKTVKWYL, from the coding sequence ATGAAATCCATTCTCGTGACAGGGGGAGCCGGTTTTATCGGTTCCAATTTCGTTCCCTATTTTGCGGAAAAATATCCACACTATCATATCGTCAATCTGGACAAGTTGACATATGCCGGCAATCTGGACAATCTGAAAGAATGCGAATCCATGATGAACTATACGTTTGTCCAGGGCGATATCTGTGATGAAAAATTGGTTCAGTCGTTGTTTGAAAAGCACGACATCCGCGGTATCATCCATTTTGCTGCCGAGAGTCATGTCGACAATTCCATCAAGGGGCCCAAGGCCTTTATGGAAGCCAACGTGATGGGAACATTCAATCTGATTGAAATGGCACGCCGATACTGGATGAGTGCGCCCGGTCAGTATCGTGCAGGTTATGAATCCTGCCGTTTTCACCACATATCAACGGATGAAGTTTATGGTACTTTGGGGGAGAGCGGTTATTTCACCGAAACGACACCTTATGCACCGAACAGTCCCTATTCAGCCAGCAAGGCCGGCTCCGATTTCATCGTCAGAGCGTATCATCATACCTATGGCATGGACGTCACGACATCCAATTGTTCAAACAACTATGGTCCCAAACAGCATAGTGAAAAATTGATACCGACCATTATCCGGAAATGTCTGGCAGAAGAACCGATTCCGGTATATGGAAACGGTCAGAACGTACGGGACTGGCTATACGTATTGGATCACTGCAAGGCGATCGATCTGATCTACCATCAGGGAAAATCCGGAGAAACCTATAATATCGGCGGTCATAATGAAAGAAACAACCTGCAGATCGTTCATTCGGTTTGCCGGATACTGGATGAAAAAAGACCACGAAAAGAGGGCAGATATGCCGATCTGATCAGTTTTGTCACAGACCGGCCGGGACATGACCTACGCTATGCCATTGATGCCACCAAACTGACCGAAGAACTTGGCTGGAGGGCAGACGAAAATTTCGAGTCGGGGATCGTCAAGACAGTGAAGTGGTATCTATAA
- the rdgB gene encoding RdgB/HAM1 family non-canonical purine NTP pyrophosphatase, translating into MPKEIVLASGNPGKLKEFRQMLEPAGYRVVPQSDYHVGEADEPYFTFIENALTKARHVSRLTGKPALADDSGLCVNVLGGKPGVLSARYAGEPKSDDRNNARLIADLAGLPDKTANYYCVLVYVRSADDPQPVIADGRWFGRIVDTPRGTNGFGYDPYFWIPEFGKTAAELTPDEKNSHSHRGMALRALLEKLP; encoded by the coding sequence ATGCCAAAAGAAATTGTTCTGGCATCCGGCAATCCGGGAAAACTGAAGGAATTCCGCCAAATGCTGGAGCCGGCAGGTTACCGGGTCGTCCCCCAATCCGATTACCATGTCGGTGAAGCGGATGAGCCTTATTTCACTTTTATCGAAAACGCGCTGACCAAGGCACGTCATGTTTCCAGACTGACGGGGAAACCGGCTCTGGCCGATGATTCGGGTTTGTGTGTCAATGTACTGGGAGGAAAGCCGGGTGTTTTGTCGGCACGTTACGCGGGTGAACCCAAATCGGATGACAGAAACAATGCCAGACTGATTGCCGATCTTGCCGGGTTGCCGGATAAAACAGCGAATTATTACTGCGTACTGGTCTATGTACGTTCCGCGGATGATCCGCAACCTGTTATTGCGGATGGCAGATGGTTTGGTCGTATTGTGGATACTCCGAGAGGGACGAACGGTTTCGGTTATGATCCTTATTTCTGGATTCCGGAATTTGGAAAAACGGCAGCCGAACTGACTCCGGACGAGAAAAACAGCCATTCCCATCGGGGTATGGCATTACGGGCACTTCTGGAGAAATTGCCGTGA
- the rfbD gene encoding dTDP-4-dehydrorhamnose reductase: MWLVTGANGQLGSELKSLLSTSAVYMDRAELDISDELAVKSFLEKNRFDGVVNCAAYTAVDKAEDEPAEADRINHLGPKWLAKYGKRIIHISTDYVFDGTAHIPYSENDRPNPVSAYGRTKLAGERAVLEQAETAIIIRTAWLYSLYGSNFVKTMLRLGRTRDSLNVVCDQIGSPTSAADLAKAIVEILPQINLKKKEVYHFTNEGVCSWYDFAVAIMQMAELPCKVLPIESRDYLTRAKRPFYSVLNKKKIKNDFGLKIRYWRDALADVLKNMEEKE, from the coding sequence ATGTGGCTTGTGACTGGTGCCAACGGGCAACTGGGTTCGGAGCTGAAATCGTTGCTGAGTACGTCAGCTGTTTATATGGATCGTGCTGAACTGGATATATCCGACGAACTGGCTGTAAAAAGTTTTCTTGAAAAGAACCGGTTTGATGGCGTTGTCAATTGCGCTGCCTATACAGCAGTCGACAAGGCAGAAGATGAACCGGCCGAGGCTGACAGAATCAATCATCTCGGGCCGAAATGGCTGGCGAAATACGGAAAGCGCATTATCCATATCTCTACTGACTATGTATTCGATGGAACCGCTCATATTCCGTATAGTGAAAATGACAGACCCAATCCTGTTTCCGCATATGGAAGAACAAAACTGGCTGGGGAGAGGGCTGTTCTGGAACAGGCGGAAACAGCCATTATTATCAGGACGGCATGGCTTTATTCCTTATACGGCAGCAACTTTGTCAAAACCATGTTGAGGCTTGGCAGAACCCGTGACAGCCTGAACGTCGTGTGCGACCAGATCGGCAGTCCGACATCTGCTGCTGATCTGGCCAAAGCGATTGTGGAAATATTGCCCCAGATCAACCTAAAAAAGAAAGAGGTTTATCACTTCACTAATGAAGGTGTCTGTTCGTGGTACGATTTTGCCGTAGCCATCATGCAGATGGCTGAACTGCCCTGCAAGGTATTGCCGATTGAGAGCAGAGATTATCTCACCCGGGCAAAGCGGCCATTTTACAGTGTGTTGAACAAGAAAAAAATCAAAAACGATTTTGGGCTGAAGATCAGATACTGGCGTGATGCTTTGGCCGATGTATTAAAAAACATGGAAGAAAAAGAATGA
- a CDS encoding uracil-DNA glycosylase → MNRYPEIVEEALAKVHSGWVSVLREGLASVERQTPGYFDDLAKDDFLPTQGRLFAAFSQPIDSVRYVLVGEGPYPRAESASGYCFMDAAVKELWSENGLSKPVNRATSLRNFIKMLLVADGKITPDKTGSDAMKTVAHDALAEHSSYIRTLEEMQQTMINKGFLLLNASLVYRAHVSAARETKIWQPFLYTVLDVLAVRNRQNIEKPVLILWGKMAEKLISLPFAEFFDCAVSEHPFNLSFIGNQDMQALFRPLGLLYRRNACVE, encoded by the coding sequence ATGAATCGTTATCCTGAAATTGTTGAAGAGGCGCTGGCCAAAGTTCATTCCGGTTGGGTATCGGTATTGCGCGAGGGACTCGCGTCGGTCGAACGGCAGACTCCCGGTTATTTTGACGATCTTGCAAAAGACGACTTTTTGCCGACGCAGGGCAGATTGTTTGCCGCTTTTTCGCAGCCGATTGACTCGGTGAGGTATGTATTGGTGGGAGAAGGCCCCTATCCCAGAGCGGAGAGCGCATCAGGTTACTGTTTTATGGATGCGGCAGTGAAAGAGCTGTGGTCGGAAAACGGACTGTCCAAACCGGTCAATCGTGCCACCTCATTGCGCAATTTCATCAAGATGCTTCTGGTCGCGGATGGAAAAATCACACCGGACAAGACGGGAAGCGATGCCATGAAAACCGTTGCTCACGATGCGCTTGCCGAGCATTCTTCTTATATCCGGACGCTGGAAGAAATGCAGCAGACCATGATCAACAAGGGCTTTCTGCTGTTGAATGCCTCGCTGGTTTATCGTGCACATGTTTCTGCCGCCAGAGAGACGAAAATCTGGCAGCCGTTTTTATACACTGTTCTGGATGTTCTGGCTGTCCGGAACAGGCAGAATATCGAAAAGCCGGTATTGATATTATGGGGGAAAATGGCTGAAAAGCTGATATCGCTTCCCTTTGCAGAATTTTTCGATTGTGCCGTTTCAGAACATCCTTTCAATCTGTCGTTTATCGGAAATCAGGACATGCAGGCACTGTTTCGGCCGTTGGGGCTGCTTTACAGGCGGAATGCATGTGTCGAATGA
- a CDS encoding glycosyltransferase family 9 protein, whose translation MKKFFHEAAIKKLLAYKRKYPDNPAKCAIKICGYCAAWAVKSILPQKVSRKDKQNFSSFKVAFRLTNMIGDVLVNLNYLKGFSRHLPENCILDIYSGLNEEVIDGLFYGNDFINQFIKGKYPDKGKYDLVVDLDRYPEILYCSDRINSKNNHFLSEYVKIVSDFNMENPVFLLYGSWAERVGIEYARLFGRTRHTQGDIHDFLNLKNVKYSLKANPEFKRILNQNGLEKKRYITFQRGIAGAGEYTRLWSLENYKAVVNWLKNSYPEYRLVQLGRTDTLEIEGIDLDLRGKTSFEELKNILKYALIHIDGDCGMVHVRHYLQGGVSIVLFGPTSPDYIGYPENINLRADGCPGFCEWISNDWQEKCIRGYKDLPCMVKPEIVIEKIKSILEAD comes from the coding sequence ATGAAAAAATTTTTTCATGAAGCAGCTATTAAAAAATTGCTGGCATATAAAAGAAAATATCCTGATAATCCTGCGAAATGTGCAATTAAGATCTGCGGATATTGTGCCGCTTGGGCTGTGAAATCTATTCTTCCACAAAAAGTTTCCAGGAAGGATAAACAAAATTTCTCTTCATTCAAAGTGGCTTTTCGCCTGACCAATATGATTGGGGATGTTTTAGTCAATTTAAATTATTTAAAGGGATTTAGTCGTCATCTTCCTGAAAATTGTATACTTGACATTTATTCGGGGTTGAATGAGGAAGTTATCGATGGATTATTTTATGGAAACGATTTTATTAATCAATTCATTAAAGGAAAGTATCCTGATAAAGGTAAATATGACCTGGTTGTGGATCTTGATCGCTATCCGGAAATACTCTATTGCTCAGATAGGATCAATTCAAAAAACAATCATTTTCTATCCGAATATGTCAAGATAGTCAGTGATTTCAACATGGAGAATCCAGTGTTTCTTTTATATGGAAGCTGGGCTGAGCGGGTTGGAATTGAATATGCAAGGCTTTTTGGAAGAACGCGTCATACACAAGGTGATATACACGATTTTTTGAATTTGAAAAACGTAAAATATTCTCTCAAGGCTAATCCTGAATTCAAACGGATATTGAATCAAAACGGACTGGAAAAGAAAAGGTATATCACATTTCAAAGGGGTATTGCTGGAGCAGGTGAGTATACTCGTCTTTGGTCGCTTGAAAATTACAAGGCTGTAGTGAACTGGTTGAAAAACAGCTATCCTGAGTACAGACTTGTTCAGCTGGGACGAACAGATACCCTTGAAATTGAAGGTATTGATTTGGACTTGAGAGGAAAAACCAGTTTTGAGGAACTTAAAAATATTCTGAAATATGCGCTAATCCATATTGATGGAGATTGTGGCATGGTTCATGTCAGACATTATTTGCAGGGAGGCGTTTCGATTGTACTTTTTGGACCAACTTCACCTGATTATATTGGCTATCCTGAAAATATCAATCTGAGAGCAGATGGCTGTCCTGGCTTTTGCGAATGGATCAGTAATGATTGGCAGGAAAAATGCATTAGAGGATATAAAGATCTCCCGTGTATGGTGAAACCGGAAATAGTGATTGAAAAAATTAAAAGTATTCTTGAGGCTGATTGA